The Candidatus Limnocylindrales bacterium region GTTCATGCCGGACTGGTCTTCGGTCCCGAGCTGCTGCCATATGCCATCTATCGCGGAGCGCCGGCTTCGGCGCGTGCCGCAAATCGAACTCGAGCGATGCGCGCTGTCGCGGGCATCGGCATGCTCGTCCCGCGTAAGAACCTGCAGGCGCTCGGCGGCTTCGACGTTTCGCTCCACGGCGTCTATGCCGATGCGGATCTCTGCCAGCGCGTGCGCGAGGTCGGTCTGGAGGTTTTCTACTGCGCGGAGAGCGTGCTCGTGCAAGCCACGTCTGCGGAGCCGGGACCACGCGACGATCACGATCACGGCCTCGATTTTCTCGAAAAGTGGGCGCCGGGCGTCCGCTGCGATGATGCGGACCGGTGCGCGCAAGACGCTACCGACGTGCTTTCCGTTCGCGCGGCATTCTGGCCGATGCCGCCGCGAGGACGAGCCGCCGCTTCGCGGCCGCCGGCGGTACTGTGGTCTGCACCTGTTTTCGATCGCAGCGGTTACGCGAACGAGGCCCGCGACTACGTGCTTGCTCTCGACGATTCCGGCGTGGACATCTATGTCAATCCGTATCCGTGGCAGCACGTCGCCCCGGATCTTCCCAGGCGCGACCTGACGCGAATCACCGAGCTGTCTCGCGCCGCGCTGCCGGCCGATTTCGTTCACGTGATCCAGCACCAGGCGATCCGCTTCTCGCGACATCCCGACGCCATCGCGAATATCGGCCGCACGATGTTCGAAACCGACTCGCTGCCGCAGGATCGCGTCGAGCTGTGCAATGCCATGGACGAAGTGTGGGTGCCGAGCCGCTTCAACGTCGAGACCTTCACCCGTGCCGGCGTCGATCCCGGCCGGATCGTCATGATTCCCGAAGCCATCGACGCCGATCTCTACCGCCGCCGCATGCGGCCGCTCGGGATCCCCGATGCCGGCGGCTTCGTCTTCCTGTCGGTCTTCGCATGGAGCGTACGCAAAGGCTGGGACGTGCTGTTGCGTGCATTCGTCGAGGAGTTCGGCCGGACCGAGGACGTCACGCTCGTTCTCGCGATCAGCACGAGCGCTGCAGGAACGGCCGGCACCCCGGCGCCCGCGATCGTTTCGTACCTGCGCGAAACGCTGCATGTCGATCCGCGGCAGACTGCTCGCGTCGTCGTGTTGCCGCTTGCGCTCTCGCCGGAGCGAATGCCGGCGCTTTACGCCGCGGCCGATGCGTTCGTCCTGCCGTCACGCGGCGAGGGCTGGGGCCGGCCTTACATGGAAGCCATGGCCTGCGGGCTGCCGACGATCGGCACGGGCTGGAGCGGAAACACCGAGTTCATGAACGCAGGCAACTCCTGGCTGATCGACCATGAGCTGGTCGAGTTGCCCGACGACGGATGGGCACGTCCCGGCCTCTTTCGCGGGCAGCGCTGGGCGTCGCCGTCGGTCGAGCACCTGCGCAGCCTGATGCGCGAGGTGTACACCAACCGTGAGGCCGCCCGCCGTATCGCCCGGCGAGCCCGCGCCGAAATTCTCGAGCGCTACGACCGCCGCCGCATCGCGCAGATGATGAAGGAGCGCATTGCGGCGGTTGCGAGTTGAGCGCGCAGCAGGCCATGTCGCTCGTTCCGTCGTAACGATGTCGAAACTGGCTCGACCGAGGGCTTTGCGCGCCGTTCCGACTTGTCCCCGACGGCTATCGGGTTCAGCTTTTTTTGAGCGGCGCGAAGCGCGCGCAGAACGAAAGGAGTCACTCCGATGGCGTTGGACAAAGTGCATGTCAGAACGGCCGTACTCGCGACGATATTGAGCGCAATTCTTCCGGTCGCGCGCAGCTTCGCGGAGGAAGGCGCCAGCGTGGGGATCGATGGCAGAGTCAACACGGGCGAGCAGCGCCTCGGTGTCGGAACGAAGCTCGACGCAAGCCCGGGCGGCGTCTCCGGAGGCGCGGACGCTACGAACAGTGAGCCGAATCTTCGCGAACAGACGCATGGCGGAAATGTACCAAGCGTAAACGTCGGCGGCGGACGACAGGGTGTCCGGGCCGGTGCGGGCGTTGAGACGAGAGACTCGGGCGCCGATCCGGACCGGAACGTTCAGGGTCGCTGAAGCCTTGCATGCCGTCGGCTGCGCCGCTTGCCGCGCGGCGGAACGCGGCAGCACGCATCTCCGGCCCTATCCCACGCCCGGCAATTCGACTTCACAGATCGGGCAAAGCCGTGCCACCGGCTGGGCTACGGCGAATTTCAGAATCAGAAGAGCGTCACCGGCGCTGATTCCCCCCGAGCCGTTCGCGTCACAAAGGCAGAAGTCGCAGGTTTCGAGGCCGACCGCGGTCTGCAGTGCGTCGAGCGCATCCGTCGCCGTGATCGATGCATTGCGGTTCGCATCCCCGCAGTGGAAGAACGGCGGAAGCAGATCCTTGTCGGCCGTGTTCGCAAGCCGGATCTCGTCGAGCGTGCCGGTAAAGTGAATCGTCTGGTCTTGTGCGGTGCATGCGCTGGTGCCGGCAACCAGAGATGCGTCATTGGAAACGTTCGCAGCCGTGCCGCGATCGATCTCCTGATCGAGGAAGCCATCCACGTACGACCTCATGACCGTACCTTCGCGCGTGAACACGACCGTATGAAACAGCCCGTCGTTGATCGGCCGGGTGGTCGTCGTTCCGAGATTCGTATCGGTCTCGTAGACTTCGAGGCTCAGGTCTCCGTGCCCGCGCGTACGAATGTCCCAGAACGAGCCGAACGCGCAGACCGACCGCTTTCCGAGAACTCCCTCGACGACGCCGGTGCTCGTGGTGCGAATGACGAATGCGATCGTAAAGTCGCTGTTTCCGAAGTTGCCCGCGGTCTGTCCGAAGCTGACCTCGTCGTCGACGCCGTCGAACACGAAGGCCTCATCGAACAGGCCCTGTCCGAACGTCGTGCCGCCGGAAAGCGTTCCGTCGGCATCACCGACCGCGTCGAGCGCGTCGCCGTCCGCGGGCCATTCGTGGGTCAGTCCCGCATGGACGGTGGACACGTACAGCAACGGCGGAAGCTGGAGAACGGCGAAGGCCGCGAGCGCAGGAAGCGTGCGAAGGATGCTGCGGTCGGACATATGCCCGCGAAGATATCGTATTTGTCGGTGCGCGGGGAAGGACGGCGGCCCGGTAGCCCGGGTGAGGGTGAGGCGCGATGTGCATGCTCCCATTCCGCCAGCATCCCGAGCGTGCCGTTCGATCCGCTGACGACGTCTCCCGCGCCGCGTCAAGCCGCGGCGACCGGTGTTGCAGTGGCTTCGCGGAAGAAGCGTTCGTACTCGGCGCGCATTTCGCGGCCGCCGATCTCGATCGTCGCGTGATTCTCGATCCATGCGCGCACCAGGCTGAAGCCGGCACCCGGCGGACCGTTGTGCACCAGATCGGCCCTCCAGCCCTCGCGCGCGAATGCAGCCAGGATCGCGTCCGCGTCGCAGGCATCGGTCGTCACGTAACCATGATGGGGCCACGCCTCGGGCAGTGGCAGATTGCTCAGCTCGAGACGCCCGCTTCCGACGCCGCCGCGTGTCTCGGCTGGCCATATTTCGATGGCGCTGCCGTCGCTGTCACCCGCGTATACCAGGAGCGAGCCGTGCGGGTGCGGCATAGGAACGACGCGCGCGCCAAGCACCTCTGCCAGCACACTGGCGACACGTTTCGGGTCGTGGGCAGGAACGGTGAAGTGATGAATTCTCATTCTGGTTCCTC contains the following coding sequences:
- a CDS encoding LamG-like jellyroll fold domain-containing protein, translating into MSDRSILRTLPALAAFAVLQLPPLLYVSTVHAGLTHEWPADGDALDAVGDADGTLSGGTTFGQGLFDEAFVFDGVDDEVSFGQTAGNFGNSDFTIAFVIRTTSTGVVEGVLGKRSVCAFGSFWDIRTRGHGDLSLEVYETDTNLGTTTTRPINDGLFHTVVFTREGTVMRSYVDGFLDQEIDRGTAANVSNDASLVAGTSACTAQDQTIHFTGTLDEIRLANTADKDLLPPFFHCGDANRNASITATDALDALQTAVGLETCDFCLCDANGSGGISAGDALLILKFAVAQPVARLCPICEVELPGVG